TGAAAAGTGACCTTTCTTTTTGGTTAAGATGGATGACAGGCAGAAGCAAAAGGACGCTGCTGGAGAGCTTAGATGATGGGATAAGCTTCCTGATACTGTATCCACTCCCCTTCTTTTATCCGATCATGGCACAAATaggacaaagaagaagaaggaacattttctttattgttATTGAGGAGTGTTTGGCCACAAATGAGATTACTGGCAAACTTTTGACTCAAAGTTGGCACAGGAGTGAGAATGTAAAGAAAGTTTGGTACACAGGATGAGATAAAGGAGGCCTTGAGAGTGGGGGCCGACCATTGTTGACATGCAGTTTTGGTGTCTATGCCTCATTGTCTGCTCCATCTGTCTGGCTTTAACCCCCCCACCAAGGCCTCAGCCTTCCTTCCCCCCTAAGCAAGCTCACACCCTCCATTGTAGCACGGTCAGTCACTCCCCTGCGGGCTGGCAGACTACCAGGAAGCTTCTAGCAACTGGTGGCTTTGTCCGTCTAGGATGTGAGCATCTGCTCACGAAATAGGCACGCCACAAATTGGCGTCAGGGTTCATGTTGCGCTCAATTGTTGAGTTGTGTTTTCTTGGTTTCAGcttgaagaaaatgtttttgaaagttCACACATGTAGCAATCAATCTAACAAAAGAGAATGAAAGATTCCCTTGGTTGGGAGAGAAAAGTCAGATATTTGGAAACAACTATGTTGAGCTTGTTTGATTTCGAGAAAGAAATGGAAAAACACAGCTCCCATGCAGTCGGGTTTCGCGTGCACAACAAACACGATACTTATCACGCTCTCACTGAAAAACAAGGTTATTGAAATCATTTGCTCACAACTAGGCGCCATGTAGACTACTGGTGTCAAATTTAAGACCAGAGGGCTTGATCCGGcttgtcacatcattttattcgGCAAAGGCAAATCTTCATCAACTTCAAGTTTCGTAGTCTTCATTCTTAACAACATTGCGATATGAGATATTCCACTTCTGCTCTTTGATGTTTGAGTCTTTTTAATTGAGCTGAATTAAAATCACAGCGGCTCATGTTTGACATTTCCGACAAAGCCATGAATGTGCATTCCAAGTCCGTTTTGGCCCCAGTGGGTTACGGATGAGTTTTTAAGCGGTGTGCCGCAGCTTTCATTTCTCGCCGCCGCAGTGCCAACACCCATGGATAAAACCAGAAACATGCCAACGGCGACCGAGCAAGTAAACATCATCAACGCACGAGTTTTCGCAGCAGAGCGAAGAGTCACAGCACCGCGACATTCCCGACCTTCGCTACAGCTTTTCCGTCCCACTGAGAGGCTCTTGTTGCTTTTTTGAGAGGTCAGCACTTCAACTGGCTTCTCACAGAAATGCtcttaggttgttttttttttttttctttccccctcaCGTTTCCAAAACAACTCCGGCTGTGGTGGAGAGCCATTAAGAAGCCAAAAGTGTTGTGTGCAGTGGGGGGTTGAAAAATATGGGAAAAGCAGgagggaaataaaaacaaaaaagaagccttGCAGATGTTTTCCATATGAGAGGTCTTACGGAGGTGTCTCTATCTACCCACTCGCTTTTAATTGCTTTTATGTTGTACACACAGGGAACTATTTATTTACTCGTCGTTATATTAGGCTTCGTCCTTGAGTACGGCAGGCACGTACAGAAAACATTTGTCTCCGGAGCGATGTGTACAAGTCGTAATTTACCTCActcccctctccctctcctttGTCTGTGCGGTTCCAACTCTTCGGCACAAGTAGGTCAATATAGCGGTACACAGGAATGCACGGCATGGGTGGAACCCACTGCCTGCCAAAAGTGGGTGGAGGTGTCGCGGCATGAATATCCCCTTCCATACCAGCCCCCAACCGTCGACAGCTGCGACGCAGTGCGGTTCTACCCGACTGTCGCATTGTCCGTATCATCTAAGTGAAATGTAGATTTTACATTTCTAAACCCTAATCTAGTTTTTGGAGCTAGTTAAAGATGTGAAAACAGTGGAAGCTACGCTAGCTAGTAAGTTAATATGAACCCCAGCCTCCTTGGCTGTCCAAATTGTAtcaataaacaaaagaaaatgtgattttctgAAGAGTTTGTTTTCATAGAACAGTTTGGATCATCATATGAAGGCCGAAACCATTATTTGTCAACTTCCCTGGCAActaatcagcagaccgtgatgTGCTATACGTAGTTCCTCCCTACAACAACTACTCTCTACCAAAACAAAGATtctaaataaaaacatgttttttaaatacttttcgCTGGGGgttgactgttttttttcaccCATTCCCGACTTGTTTGTCTGATCTGATCTGTAATGAGTAACGTATTAGTGCCATAGGGAAATGAGTTAGTTATTAAGATGCCACTTTATGTAGGTCGTTCTGTTATCTATATTTCACTGCTTAACTCCCGGGGACAAAACAAGAGCGTTTGGAATGTGGTGTTCATGAATTAGTGGGATTAAACATCCAATTCAACACTATTTTGTGCTAATGACTGTGTTGacttgtgtgtgttcttgtatgTACGTGTCTGTTAGGATGCTTTAGTAGACTAGCGTACCCGTTTAACAGCGGCACAGTTTGTTTCCGACCTGTTTACACCTATATCTGTGTTTACTAACGTGTGCCTGCCGCAGACTGTTACATCTCAACTGTGGGTGTTTTGATAGAGtttgacagtgtgtgtgtgtgtgtgtgtgtgtgtgtgtgcgcgcccaCAGATGTACTCAATGCGGGGAGGATGAGGACTACATTTTCCTGTCAGCTATCATCTTTCTTTTATAAACTTTCCCTTTTATGCGATGCGCCCACTCCCCCACTTCCTCTCGGCTCTTAAACGCTCTTGCTCTTCTTTCCAAATCCCCGATTCACTCTGTTCCGTTGCCTACCGCGTTTTTCCCTCCATTGTGCTGCTCTTGCCACAATCTCATCGCTTCACATCGTCACAAACAGGAAACAGCTGAGGTGCTGCGTTCTCCTGACTTGCAAAGCGAATAAACCGCGAGAGACACGGTGCCGATTGTCACGTTGCAGATCGTCACGTTGTTCGAGGTTAGCGGGCTGTTTACAAGCAACAAGGGGATTTAAATGAACTCGTGCCTACAAGTGGAGCTCATCATGAGCAGGCCTGTGTTAGAAATCTACACAACAGTATTTTGCGGATGTAAATATTTCCTGGCCTTGCTTCTGCCCCTGGGGAATACAGTATTTCCCCTATCAACTAACAGCCACAATGCAGAAGCTTCCAGCTGTGCCCATCCGTACACCCAAAAGTTCACGGTATTGACTGTGAGGTTCTTTTGAAATAAAAGGCTCCAACGAAATGAATTTGTGCGAGTGTGTGGCCCAGCTACATGCAAAGGGCCTCTTGCTGAACCTCAAGGGCGGGCTATATTTAGGAGTGTTTTGCTCAGCGAGTCCTTGAGAGCCTTCTGATTGGGAGAGGCTGGCCGCAAGAATATGTTGCCAGCGTGTCTGACCGCCAACTTGCAGACCATATGTGGGAAAAGGCAAACGGACGTCGACGTGGTTAGCGCCATGGCTTATCATTAGCACATTGGTTGTCATACAAGAGTAAATGCGGGACTGGGAAATTTGTTTTGTCGACAGAGACACTTTCGGTTAGGGTAACGTCACGTCTACAAACGCTTGACTTAGAGATCAAACAAGGAACCAACGGTGGGGTCGTAAACAAGCAGTTGCGTATCTCTCTGTGAGGTTGAAATGGGAAACACATGGTTTCGCACTACCTGGTAAACAACTCGTGTACCAAGAGACAGACATGCTAGCAGATGTTAGCTAGCTACCATATAAATTCATTCTGTCTAACAATGGACAAGTCTGACACTGACCAGACTCTCTGGTCTTACCATTATTAAAAGTTATGTTATCGCTATTTCGTGTCCTTCCATGAGGCTTGCTGTGTACTACATTGCACCGCTGTGATGTCACAAGTCTCGCCTATCTTCATTCAGGTGGTCATGTAATAACTAGCTAGTCATCTGACTGCTATTTTTGAGTCGGAGCAAGAGGAGCCAAAGTGGCGTTATATGGGTTTTAAAATAGCTAATAGCCAACAACGTGATTGATTTGTACACtttaaaaaaagttgaattcactaaatgttattttgtcaAATTACAGCACAAAGTAAAACCATCTGATCCAGATATATTTTTGAGTAGCTGTATAGTCTTGCAAGTAGTAGAAGTATTGAAGTCTTCTTGAAAAAAGATCTGGATGATATTTTCCACTTAACAAAATTCAGTAAATtcaacaaaaactttttttattgcACATACGGCAAAAAGGTGCAGTCAACTCCAAGCATTTTAAACCCATTTTTAAGCCATGACAGCTGTACAGTCAGTCACAAGACCCTTCACCAACCCCCAAAGGGTCAGTGTTTCGAGTCAACCCAGTGGAAATTAATTGCTGTGTATGTGCGAGGTGACTGGTGACAGCTCGGAGAAGGCACGAAGGGATAAAGATAGGTGAAAGATGCGCTAGATCGATGGCAGACATTCAAGTTAGTGATGCAGAAAGAATCCGAGAGGCAAAATTAGTTGAAGGTGGAAAAACAACCATTAGAACTTGACCTATTTACGTTCATTATAAAACGAGACAGGAGCTATCCAAACAAGGCCATAACTCTGTTGACACAGGCACCTCAATTTAAAACTGCCAAATATCAAGCCTCCACCTTTGGGATTTAGTGTTTTTCACATCGACAAGCCATCCTTGGTAGTGCTCCAATTGACCTAGTTTCAGTGCAACTATAATCCCCTTGCCAAGAGTTTTAAAACTAATTCCCAAATTTAATGTCTGATACTGTCCCAGCAAATTTCCAGAAATGATTTATGCCATTGCAGCAACATAAGACATTTGAGTGTGCTGTACTCTGCTCTTTTGTCCAAAGAAAAATCCATGCTGTTTGCACAAGCACGTGTCAAAAACACAAACTGTATACTGTACATGTGCATAATATCCCCCACCCACTTCCCCCAATTTACACCTGCATGTTGGAATAAGGACAAAGTCTCTCCCTTTTTCCAACTGCCACACCTCCACCATATCCTCACACAACCCTCCTGGCATGCGAACATTGAACCCTATGATTGTGGACATTTTTGACCTTCACTCTTCTATTATTATGAAGCCATCTGTTTGGACAATGCTGGGTGGTATGATAGAATGATAGTTCATTGGATAGTTTACTTCTGCCTATGCAGCCCTTGATATAGGACACAACATGCATAGAATTTACACCactaataaaaacaatagaCAATAAGACTCattggaaaatgaagcttcaaatgtgctttttgACTCCTTGAGATGGCACTTTAAAAAAAGGGTTTAAGAAATTGCAAGTCAGTGTAATGTCAGCCCAATGTTGAACAGAAAGTGCCATCTGGAGTCAAAAAATAAAACCCGTTCATGAAacacatttgaagcttcattttccaccACTACAATGAGTTGACTTTAGTGCTTAGCTTtgtcttttgagcaaaaacacACACCGGTGTGCATGCACAAGCCAGCttacacataaatacaaatAGAACTTGAGTGAAGGACAGAGTGTACTTATGAGTTGAGATATCGGATCTTGAGCGGCTGTTTACAGTCACCTCAGTGTTCATATTACTTTTCGCTTATAACTGACAATCTCACACCACTAGTTTAGGAGATGAGCTTTGTTTGCAATTATTATAACGAAGCAATAGCAGTCAACACTTTCCAGCCAAGATCATCTGACATGTTCAGACAGcgatcaaatatttatttaagatGAAGCCACGGGGTTGCAAAATAAGCCAGTTAAATGTAAACCACGTGTGTTCAAATTGACtgttcgaaaaacaaaaaaaactttatcccgtttattggggaaaaaaaaaacttcaaatgGCACCAaataagattcaagagttttttattcgccatgctTGAGCGTGCcagacaaggaatttgacttcggtaaaaacacaccctttgttcaacatttAGTTGACTAACAAcgctcaggacatgtgaataatggcaaaaacagtgtagatgaattcaaaaaggtgtgaggagcaggatgttattgcacagtaatgactctgagactatgagttgtgtgagttcatcagagcaacagcctgggggaagaagctgtctctgtgtcacatcttcttaaataataattaaataattcacATCTGTCTCGTTTAAAAGTTCACATTGTTCCGGGTTGCCTTTAGGAGTTATGTTTTTCACACAGAGACAAAATGTAGCTAAATCTTTTTGGATCCACACAAAATTCTTGACCaatacctttctctgttaaaCTGTGTTTATGATTATGAAACAAACACCAATAAACTGTTATTCTACAGTCAGTTATTTacaagttttttgttgttgtaaattTTAGTCAGACTTTAAAAACAATCCGGCACATTTTATATGTATAATACATAATATATTGAGAGAGAGCAATTTTACTGGATTATTGTAAAAACAGTAAATAACAAtgataaaaaagaaatgtacgATCCAGCGCGACCGTAAAACGTAAACAATTTAGTGGCGGTTAACTATATATTCATTTGTATATTACATACTAATGTTAATGCCAATTACAACATGGAATATTTAATCAAAGTATTTAATCAAAGCTTTTAGAAATCATAATGTTCCTTATTATGAGCCTTATCCCCTGCTCTTCCCCTTGCTTTGCCTCCATTATGTGCTCAAACAGGCTGGATGCGTTGCGCTCGAGATCTGAGCGAGTCGCATTGGCTCGGAACCTTTGCGATTTGCAAAGTCAGCAGCCCCGCCATGTATAATTTTCGGATTTCCACGCTTTCTTGTCTTTTGATTTAAGTGTTGGAAGTACTCGCTGTCCCTGGAAGCCGGCCGAAACGccgtgaaaaagaaaaaatagcttTTTCAACATTTCAAAACAATGTTTGTGCCATTAATTCTCATTTGTTGACCATTTTTGGTAGGGTAATATGTAAGTGGTAAACTTAAAACGTCAAAGGAGAGGAGAGTATATTATTAAGACAgaaagaatgtttacaggatCTCCCTTCCAGTTTTTTGGCTCTGATGTCCAAGTCCCAGTTCCAAAACACTGACGAGGTCAGATCCCAATCTGGACTACAGTCTGTTTCCAACATGTACCGTATCACTAAAAATTCTACTTTTAAATAATGCAAAATGTCTTGCCCCAAAACAGGCAAATAATGACAGCTCACATAAATGTATGATGCCAAGATAGGAAATCTTTTattacagagaaaaaaaactttttcttccaaaatATAGAAATCTGTACAACTTCCGCACAATCAATTTACATGAACTGTACAAATTTACAGCAGTTCATCGCAACAtacccaaggaaaaaaaaaaaattaacacgaTAACGATAACATGAGATCACAAACTTTTTCTTCTTGGGTAAGGTCagatttttttgtctgttttctgCTTTTATATGTAAAtagaaaaagggaaaaaaagaaaatgaacaaaaccaAGGATACGTCTATGATTACCGATTCtggaaacaattttttttaaacaaccaaAACAACTTTGGTCCTTGCCAACACTTTCTTCAAAAATGGCTTCACTTACAAAACGCATTAACCATGTTAAAAGATGACTTAGAAAAAGGAACAAAcccagagagagaaaaaacccTCAATTATTGGCACTTTCCATGTGTTATGCACTCTACCATCGCTTGTACAGTTACGTTACATTCTACAATATGTAAAACACCTCAAATGTGAAAGTGGCAATAATTCAACCAGTTGATGACAATATTGACAACagctacaacaaaaacaaaaaaaacaacaactgttcCCTTTCTATATCACGTCTTAACACGTTTAACAAGCTTTTTCCTAAGAGTCTTATATTGAATGTTTCCAGGCCTGAGTTTGGCAATACATTCTAGGGGAGACTCCTCGCGTCTCCAGAAGAAAACGTTTTAACATTTTTAGTGCATTTAATGTGCTATTTTACCTCtcactttatttctttattttacaCCAAGCACTCTACGACAATTCTGTAAGCTATGTACGCACGAGGTGAATGGATGCAATTGAAAATTATTACTCTTATCGTGGACGTAAGCCATTTTTTTTGGTGGTAACGGTTGAGAAGGCGTCTAAGAGGATTTGGttgttttctcaaattttggaTCTTTAAAcggataaaatacattttaggaAGAGGAGGGCAAAAATCTACCAGTGTGACCAAGACCATAAAATAACTAGCATAATAATGTGTGACATGTATCGGAGATGGTGGGAAGAAACTAAACCAGCTCCTCTTCagggcaacaacaaaaaatcgtgctttttttttttttaaaagcccaACACGGTGCTGCCGAACATATCAGCAGAGGGTGAGGCAAATAGGGGGTGCAGTGCGTCAGAGGCTATAGCTTGATTACCCATGATCCTCTCAGGCTTAGGGGGGCTTAAAAACACCCAGCCTGCTGCGACAGATACGGCTCCAGAACCGGGTGTGGGTGCAGCCGTCACATCCTTTCATATGCATGTAAACAATGATGCTACTCAGTAATTAAATGCAGCGCGATCCAGTGAGATGAAAACGAGACAACGACGCTAGGTACCCTCAATTATTCATCTTTCGTCCGAGTTTCTCGCTAGCCCCTCCCCACCACAAATCGCTTCCATGTTTGTATGTGCTGGTTTATTTATCCATCACTGTGAGGGGAGGGCGGAAGGCATCCGGGTGGGGGAGGTTGAATACGTTTGAAGctagggagggccggagggaTTTTAGCTGCCCTGGACAAGAGTCCGGCCCTGGCCCTACCCCGCTTCTCTATCACaaaacagacccccccccccacatcccGGTATTCCTCCGCCCACTCCACCGTGCGTGACGGACGGTGATATGTGTCACATTAAGTCAACCTGCACAAGTGCGGTTAGGATGGCGGTATCAGGCTAGCAGTGCTGGCGTTGCTTTTGGCTGAAAGGGAGGTCTGAGCTGGGAGAGGGTTGGGGTGATATGTGGCACTTGAGGCACTCAAAAGTCGGGCGAGGGCAAAGCTGCCAGGATGTGTTTGAGGGCAGTCGAGACTACCAGGTTGTCTGGCAGTCGTTTCGAAATCACTAATGGCTCATAATCATGAGAAGAGGTAAGGCAAATGCACCTCCAAAGCTTATAAAAGGACttccattttaaaaagtaaGGGCTCTTGGAGATCACTGATACAAGTGAAATAAAAGGCTGACAAGTTAAAAATGAACCTCTGACAGTGCTCCGTGCCCCCGTCTGTGACTTAAGTCCAGACCCTTGGGTCATGCTTCATGAACAGTGCCACGAGTACACCACGGCTTCTTGCCTACCGCCAACAAACATCCTCCATCTTCCAATCAAAAGCTCTGAAATGTTCACAAatacagtgtttaaaaaaaaaaaaaaaaaacgcttttgaaaTCCAGTCTTGCACTTTCCATCGGACAGACAGCCGTCTATTCCAACCGGGAGAGCTACAGTATGAACAACAGATGAGGAGGGCGGGACAAAAAAATGGTGTAAAAGTTGACATTCGAATGGATGGAATGCaggcgatttaaaaaaaaaaaaaaaaaagtacacatcCCACACAATCCAACGTCAAAGTGCATTCACTGACAATTCTTCTAAAAGATTTGGGTAGAATTGGCTCCCTCTTTGCTACACTTTGAAATTTGGCGAAAAACAGGAGCTCATATGGTGGAAGGAAAAGGGGGGGCAAGCACAGGAACTTGATTGTGAATTTCAACAACATTCATTAAATTGAGAGGGGGGCGTGAGGTCCTCTGGCCTCCCCCAGAAAGCTACACAACATGGTTGGTGGGATCGCAGCGGACACACTGGTATCCATAGGTAACAGGTGTTGCAAACACTTGCACTTAAATACAGGCCAGGAATAGTTTGAGTCGTTGAGGGAGGAAAGTCGAGGTTAGCTCCAGTCGCTTGCGGGTAAAGAGTCCCTAAGGTCTAAAATGGGTATTCTATAGAAAATCTAATGTCCATTAGCGCTGCTCGACCTCGATGGGCTAAACCCTCAACTTCCTCCTCAACGAAACAACCTCAAAGTTTGAATATCAAGGGGCATCATCTCTAGGAATAAATTCCTGCACAatttggcgttttttttttctgtggtgtGTTTTAGCATGTACCCATAAccacaaataggaaaagtgcaaaGTCAATGCTGACAGGCCCTTGAAGGATGAAGTTTATCACTATGTTTACAgtcgagaggggggggggggtctcgatCGGGTGGTGTAGCTGCCCCAACAGTTCCATCTCCACAAGAACTCTCATAAGAAAATGGAGTACCCAGCTGATCCAATGACACAACAGAACAGATGATAacgggtggtggtgttggtggtgtgtgtgtgtgggggggggggagtatcaAACCTGCAAGGTTTTCATCAATTAGTTGATAGAGCACATCctggtttttttcttctttttttttttcctctttcattATTTCGTTTCATATTCTTAGCTTTTAAAAAGGCTCGCACTGATCCGGTCAAATTCATGTTGACTGGCCAAGGTGTGACCCTGAACGACTATTAAGCCCGGCCGAAAGTGCGCGCCGTTTAACTGGACACAGTCATCATGTTGTAAGCTTTGGAGGGACTAGCTCTGCCCAACACCATCAGTTCCTCCTTGCAGCTGATGTGACTGTCCACCATAGGGTTCCCCGAGCCGCCGCTCCCCGAGGGCGAGCTGGCGATCGCCGTTCCCGGCATGACCACCGGCATAGGCTGCGACTCGTACAGGACGCAGATGGAGCCGTCCTCACCGATACGGTAGGACACCTCAAAGGGGTCCACCCAGAGGGTGAGCTCGCTGGGCAACAGCAGGTAGAGTTGCTGGATGGTCAAGCCGATACGCTGGCCCGCCTGCCCCACCAGTGGGTCCATCTTGTGGTTGATACGGATGCAACGGTACCCTGAACCTTTGCAGGGTCTGTCCGGGAACCAGTGGTGCTTGTATTGTTCTGTCGGGACACAAAGAAGAGGATACAGGTTGAATTTACGGTAGTGGTGGGAGGGGGTAAACCTAAAAGTTGGATACACCAAATATGACAGATTACAAGAGGTAAACAAACACTAAGGATATGTGCTAGGTCGTTTTAGCGCAAGCTAATGCTAACATCAGCAGCAAATGCtactccctaaaaaaaaaacctcccttcaaacacaaacaccttTAAGAGACTCCCTAAAAGCACCCGCACTCTTTAATTGCTTAACAGTCTGCTCAGCGTGCAAGTTCTCGACGGATTTGCGCTAATCTCGAGActggttttttttggtctgaaaaagTCGGAAACCCGCCAAAATTCTCATCCTTGTATGGTGCCTGGCAGACTggttgaaaatgaatgaattgagGTTCACAAAATGGATCTGGCTCATATTACAAATTCACAACACTGCTGCTTTAGAAGTGAATGGATGTACAGCAAAATAATTGATTAGATTCAATTTGTATGACTGCACCTCATTGGTACTTTAGAGCTTTTGATAGTCTGTCTCAGATagtgagtgacttttgctgtggaTAGTCAGTCTAGATCTCACTCAGTGCAGTTATTGCCAGGGtgcagagaagaaaaacagcagcacctgttAAGGTCCTGATAAGCGGCCATAAAACCGGCGTCCGACAGCGCCGTGTGCGTacgtgacagaaaaaaaaaaaagactcattgAATTGCACAATCCCTCCCCCGACTGCCGTCACTGTCACAAAGTCTCCCATGACTGgctgaacaaaaacacagaaagTCCAAGTCTCAGCCAGCCATCAGGGAGGCGTGGCTCCGCCCCCTCTTAAAAGGACAGGATCCTGTTTTTGTGCAAGTTTTTCCAGAGTAAGGAGTGACGCCATCACTTTCATTTCCCCTTTGGGCTTTTACTGAAAGTGTTGTCGCTTGGGCGTATGaggaaatataaaaatacacaacatctcacTCATCTGCGGCAACAAGATCTGGACGGCCCTTTGTGTGGAGCTTTTCATTTACAGGGGGACACAAAAAAATAGACCTCATCTATATTAAATTCCCCTTGATGCAAATGAAGAAGTGAAGTAGGCTCATGTACAGGGCACCTGTATTGAACAACAGCCAGAATATACACCcgcccccctacacacacacccctTCTTCTCTGCCTCACTGATGCAAATGCAATCTAATGGAAAAGCACTGGTGGGTCTGTCGGGCTGAGCCACAAAAGGCATCCACCTACCTCCAAACCCCCTAGAGCAGCTGGGATCGGAATCAGCTCTGCACAGCCTATTCTTAAATACCAGGACACAAAGAGTGGGGGGTGGGAAAGCTGGAGTCAGACGACGCACTTAACGCGGAGAGTTTAACAAAAGACGCTTATTGAAATGCTTTTGAGTTTGTCCCGGCCTGTCTGGTATAGCAAAACTCAACACAAATGAGATGTGGTCATCCCTCTTCACACCATACAGAACAGTTTTCTGTATTATAAAAACAACCTAATTCCCGTACATGTTGAGTCTATTTTCAGTTCACGCCAATGACGTCACATCCACCCCCTCCCTGTCTTTAATGTCCTGCTATAGGCTCCACCAAAACATCCTCCCCCACCGAGGCAGGATCCATTTTGCAGAAACTTTTGTGTTTACAAGCCAGACcactgagttgttttttttcttccatcgaCAAAACTTGACAATTACCTcgcatatacagtatatatgaaGTCAAATATCAAACACTGCGGTCTTTGTCGCTCAACTTTGCAATGCTATTATTACACGGTCACGCAAGCAGATTATTTCCCATTGTTGCTTTTGCCTGTTTCGAAGGAGTTAAGGGGTCCCGTCTCAAATTTTACTGCTGTACAGGCGGTGGCGGGGGGGTTATTATGGAAGAAGGCCTTAATAGTCTGAATGTAGGTCATCATCCGCTTTCCATACTGAAGCAAAGCAGATGTATGGCAGATTTACACCAGGGCCAGAAAAAAATACCTTAATTCCCTAAAGTAGTACTCGTTACTCTAATTCTACTTATATGGATAATCATACACATTATGACGTCATAACAAGATACTAAACCTTCGTTAAGGTATTTAGTTATGTTTTGTCATGT
This is a stretch of genomic DNA from Syngnathus typhle isolate RoL2023-S1 ecotype Sweden linkage group LG21, RoL_Styp_1.0, whole genome shotgun sequence. It encodes these proteins:
- the btg1 gene encoding protein BTG1, with protein sequence MHTLCARGTMKPEINAAVGFLSRFLRVKGHVNDRQVQTFSQSLQDILSEQYKHHWFPDRPCKGSGYRCIRINHKMDPLVGQAGQRIGLTIQQLYLLLPSELTLWVDPFEVSYRIGEDGSICVLYESQPMPVVMPGTAIASSPSGSGGSGNPMVDSHISCKEELMVLGRASPSKAYNMMTVSS